The following coding sequences lie in one Micromonospora sp. R77 genomic window:
- a CDS encoding cytochrome P450: protein MDVDEILTGLYSEAGRQNPYPWYAALHRHGPVSEVPARAEHRTVTAVAVGYDVVDQVLRDPGWYKGMPPGWQEQEILRTFLTSMMFVDPPDHTRMRAVFAKTFTPRRLGALEPVVVRVVDTMLDRIAEAGAGGAEVDFVADFAYPVPALVMAEFIGLPEADLAWYRQRVDWIDEYMDVAGKTPERLARANRAAEELRDYYRDLIAHRRARPGEDLISGLVEALDGGGVELTEDELISNLIVLFNASFVTTVYMFSNGLPLLLDHPDTVAALPGDDALARGCVDEVLRMASPVHFLARSAPRDTELAGVPVARDENVLLLIAGANRDPARFPDPDRFDPHRDGPPSLAFGVGLHFCLGSAVSRLEGRLALPRLFARFPGLAVTQAPTYSGSLFLRGIDKLFVATGS from the coding sequence GTGGACGTCGACGAGATCCTGACCGGCCTGTACAGCGAGGCCGGTCGGCAGAACCCCTATCCCTGGTACGCGGCCCTGCACCGGCACGGTCCGGTCAGCGAGGTCCCGGCCCGTGCCGAGCACCGCACCGTCACCGCCGTCGCCGTCGGGTACGACGTGGTCGACCAGGTGCTGCGCGACCCCGGCTGGTACAAGGGGATGCCGCCCGGCTGGCAGGAGCAGGAGATCCTGCGCACCTTCCTCACCTCGATGATGTTCGTCGACCCGCCCGACCACACCCGGATGCGGGCCGTCTTCGCGAAGACCTTCACGCCGCGCCGGCTGGGCGCCCTGGAGCCGGTGGTCGTGCGGGTGGTGGACACCATGCTGGACCGCATCGCCGAGGCGGGAGCCGGCGGCGCGGAGGTCGACTTCGTGGCGGACTTCGCGTACCCGGTCCCGGCGCTGGTGATGGCCGAGTTCATCGGCCTGCCCGAGGCGGACCTGGCGTGGTACCGGCAGCGGGTCGACTGGATCGACGAGTACATGGACGTCGCCGGCAAGACCCCGGAGCGGCTGGCCCGGGCCAACCGGGCTGCCGAGGAGCTGCGCGACTACTACCGCGACCTGATCGCCCACCGCCGGGCCCGACCCGGCGAGGACCTGATCAGCGGGCTGGTGGAGGCGCTGGACGGCGGTGGCGTCGAGCTGACCGAGGACGAGCTGATCAGCAACCTGATCGTGCTGTTCAACGCGAGCTTCGTGACCACCGTCTACATGTTCAGCAACGGCCTGCCGCTGCTGCTCGACCACCCGGACACCGTCGCGGCGCTGCCCGGCGACGACGCGCTGGCCCGGGGCTGCGTCGACGAGGTGCTGCGGATGGCCAGCCCGGTGCACTTCCTGGCCCGGTCCGCGCCCCGGGACACCGAACTGGCCGGCGTGCCGGTCGCCCGGGACGAGAACGTGCTGCTGCTGATCGCCGGGGCCAACCGCGACCCGGCCCGGTTCCCCGACCCGGACCGCTTCGACCCGCACCGGGACGGGCCGCCGTCGCTCGCGTTCGGGGTGGGGCTGCACTTCTGCCTCGGCTCGGCGGTGTCCCGGCTGGAGGGGCGACTCGCCCTGCCCCGGCTCTTCGCCCGGTTCCCCGGCCTCGCCGTGACGCAGGCACCGACCTACAGCGGCAGCCTCTTCCTGCGCGGCATCGACAAGCTCTTCGTCGCCACCGGCAGTTAG
- a CDS encoding FGGY-family carbohydrate kinase: MLAVLGTSTCLIMNSDTCHEVPGLCGVVEDGVTAGHWGHEAGQSGVGDIFAWYVDRALPASYAQEARRRGVSPYALLDALAADQPVGGHGLLALDWHSGNRSVLMDHELSGVLVGLTLATRPEEIWRALLEATAFGARTVVEAFTSAGVPVDELTAAGGLTGNRLLLRTYADVLRRPLHVLDTDHPAALGAAVHAAVAAGAYPDVPTASDAMGAPHRETWRPDPARAAAYDDLYAEYRALHDHFGRGGTDVLHRLHALRTRPHPTP; encoded by the coding sequence ATGCTGGCGGTGCTCGGCACCTCCACCTGCCTGATCATGAACTCCGACACCTGCCACGAGGTGCCCGGGCTGTGCGGGGTGGTCGAGGACGGGGTCACCGCCGGCCACTGGGGCCACGAGGCCGGGCAGAGCGGCGTCGGCGACATCTTCGCCTGGTACGTCGACCGCGCCCTGCCCGCCTCCTACGCGCAGGAGGCCCGCCGCCGGGGCGTGTCCCCGTACGCGCTGCTCGACGCGCTCGCCGCCGACCAACCCGTGGGCGGGCACGGGCTGCTCGCGCTGGACTGGCACAGCGGCAACCGGTCGGTGCTGATGGACCACGAACTCAGCGGCGTGCTGGTCGGGCTCACCCTGGCCACCCGCCCCGAGGAGATCTGGCGGGCGCTGCTGGAGGCGACCGCGTTCGGGGCGCGGACGGTCGTCGAGGCGTTCACCTCGGCCGGCGTACCGGTGGACGAGCTGACCGCCGCCGGGGGACTGACCGGCAACCGACTGCTGCTGCGCACCTACGCCGACGTGCTGCGCCGGCCGCTGCACGTGCTCGACACCGACCACCCGGCGGCGCTCGGCGCGGCCGTCCACGCGGCGGTGGCCGCCGGGGCGTACCCGGACGTGCCGACCGCGTCCGACGCGATGGGTGCCCCGCACCGTGAGACCTGGCGCCCCGATCCCGCCCGCGCCGCTGCCTACGACGACCTGTACGCCGAGTACCGCGCCCTGCACGACCACTTCGGCCGCGGCGGCACCGACGTCCTGCACCGCCTCCACGCCCTCCGCACCCGCCCCCACCCCACCCCCTGA
- a CDS encoding metallophosphoesterase has translation MDQGDDGELLAISDLHVGHADNRAVVEGLRPRSPRDWLLVAGDVGETVAQVEWALGLLAARFARVVWAPGNHELWTPPADPVQLRGVERYQHLVAVCRRLGVVTPEDPYPVWEGPGGPALVAPLFLLYDHSWRPEGLDTPEAALAEAYRTGVVCTDEHLLHPDPYPSRTAWCADRVATTAARLADRDPALPTVLVNHYPLVREPTRILRYPIFAQWCGTEATADWHRRFDAAAVVYGHLHIPRTTWHDGVRFEEVSVGYPREWKQRSRPPGVLRRILPEPEGTPPTAW, from the coding sequence ATGGACCAGGGGGACGACGGGGAACTGCTCGCCATCAGCGACCTGCACGTGGGGCACGCCGACAACCGCGCGGTCGTCGAGGGGCTGCGACCTCGGTCGCCCCGGGACTGGCTGCTCGTGGCCGGTGACGTCGGCGAGACGGTGGCGCAGGTGGAGTGGGCCCTCGGCCTGCTGGCCGCGCGGTTCGCCCGGGTGGTCTGGGCGCCCGGCAACCACGAGCTGTGGACCCCGCCCGCCGATCCGGTGCAGCTGCGCGGGGTCGAGCGCTACCAGCACCTGGTCGCCGTCTGCCGTCGGCTGGGCGTGGTGACGCCGGAGGATCCGTACCCGGTGTGGGAAGGGCCGGGCGGCCCGGCGCTGGTGGCGCCGCTGTTCCTGCTGTACGACCACAGTTGGCGCCCGGAAGGGCTGGACACCCCGGAGGCGGCGCTGGCCGAGGCGTACCGGACGGGGGTGGTCTGCACCGACGAGCACCTGCTGCACCCCGACCCGTACCCGAGCCGGACGGCCTGGTGCGCGGACCGGGTGGCGACGACGGCGGCCCGGCTCGCCGACCGCGACCCGGCGCTGCCGACGGTGCTGGTCAACCACTACCCGCTGGTGCGCGAACCGACCCGGATCCTGCGCTATCCGATCTTCGCCCAGTGGTGCGGCACGGAGGCCACCGCGGACTGGCACCGTCGGTTCGACGCCGCCGCGGTGGTCTACGGCCACCTGCACATCCCGCGCACCACCTGGCACGACGGGGTCCGCTTCGAGGAGGTGTCGGTGGGCTACCCGCGGGAGTGGAAGCAGCGGTCGAGGCCGCCCGGCGTCCTGCGGCGGATCCTGCCCGAGCCGGAGGGAACCCCGCCGACGGCCTGGTGA
- a CDS encoding glycine hydroxymethyltransferase → MSSLNAESTAFRSALEVIRAVEPRVADAIGAELADQRESLKLIASENYASPATLLAMGNWFSDKYAEGTVGRRFYAGCQNVDTVEALAAEHAKELFGAAHAYVQPHSGIDANLVAFWAILADRVEAPALKKAQARQVNDLTEADWFALRRQLGDQRMLGMSLDAGGHLTHGFRPNISGKMFDQRSYGTDPATGLIDYDKVAAAAREFKPLILVAGYSAYPRKVNFRIMREIADEVGATFMVDMAHFAGLVAGKVFTGDFDPVPHAHIVTTTTHKSLRGPRGGMVLCGPELADQVDRGCPMVLGGPLPHVMAAKAVALAEARRPDFADYAQRIVDNAQALAEGLTRRGAKLVTGGTDNHLVLIDVSGYGLTGRQAEQALLDSGIVTNRNAVPQDPNGAWYTSGIRIGTPALTTRGLGTAEMDATAELIHTVLSQTASGESKAKYVLDPALADQVSKQASDLLAPFPLYPAVDLG, encoded by the coding sequence ATGTCGTCGCTGAACGCCGAATCCACCGCCTTCCGCAGCGCGCTGGAGGTGATCCGCGCCGTCGAGCCGCGGGTGGCCGACGCCATCGGCGCGGAGCTGGCCGACCAGCGCGAGTCGTTGAAGCTCATCGCCAGTGAGAACTACGCCTCCCCGGCCACCCTGCTGGCCATGGGCAACTGGTTCAGCGACAAGTACGCCGAGGGCACCGTCGGCCGGCGCTTCTACGCCGGCTGCCAGAACGTGGACACCGTCGAGGCGCTCGCCGCCGAGCACGCGAAGGAGCTGTTCGGCGCCGCCCACGCGTACGTCCAGCCGCACTCCGGCATCGACGCCAACCTGGTGGCGTTCTGGGCGATCCTGGCCGACCGGGTGGAGGCCCCGGCGCTGAAGAAGGCGCAGGCCCGCCAGGTCAACGACCTCACCGAGGCGGACTGGTTCGCGCTGCGCCGCCAGCTGGGCGACCAGCGGATGCTCGGCATGTCGCTGGACGCGGGCGGTCACCTCACCCACGGCTTCCGGCCGAACATCTCCGGCAAGATGTTCGACCAGCGCAGCTACGGCACCGACCCGGCCACCGGCCTGATCGACTACGACAAGGTCGCCGCGGCGGCGCGCGAGTTCAAGCCGCTGATCCTGGTGGCCGGCTACTCGGCGTACCCCCGGAAGGTGAACTTCCGGATCATGCGGGAGATCGCCGACGAGGTCGGCGCGACCTTCATGGTCGACATGGCCCACTTCGCCGGCCTGGTCGCGGGCAAGGTCTTCACCGGCGACTTCGACCCGGTGCCGCACGCGCACATCGTCACCACCACCACCCACAAGTCGCTGCGCGGTCCGCGCGGCGGCATGGTGCTCTGCGGCCCGGAGCTGGCCGACCAGGTCGACCGGGGCTGCCCGATGGTGCTCGGCGGCCCGCTGCCGCACGTGATGGCCGCCAAGGCCGTCGCGCTGGCCGAGGCGCGCCGTCCCGACTTCGCCGACTACGCCCAGCGGATCGTCGACAACGCCCAGGCCCTCGCCGAGGGGCTGACCCGGCGGGGCGCGAAGCTGGTCACCGGCGGCACCGACAACCACCTGGTGCTCATCGACGTCTCCGGCTACGGCCTGACCGGCCGGCAGGCCGAGCAGGCGCTGCTGGACTCGGGCATCGTCACCAACCGCAACGCGGTCCCGCAGGACCCGAACGGCGCCTGGTACACCTCGGGCATCCGGATCGGCACCCCGGCGCTGACCACCCGGGGCCTCGGCACCGCCGAGATGGACGCCACCGCCGAGCTGATCCACACCGTGCTCAGCCAGACCGCCTCCGGCGAGTCGAAGGCCAAGTACGTGCTCGACCCCGCCCTGGCCGACCAGGTCAGCAAGCAGGCCAGCGACCTCCTGGCCCCCTTCCCCCTCTACCCCGCCGTCGACCTCGGCTGA
- a CDS encoding alpha/beta hydrolase, whose translation MALDPQVVAYRAARAAAGTVPLYRQTLAQARAADLAAIRAGGGDPEPVHEVRDAHVPGPGGPLPVRIHRPAGDGPLPTLLYFFGGGWTLGSVETADGICRRLANATPCQVVTVGYRLAPEHRFPAAVQDCHAALRWIATHADEFGADPDRLAVGGDSAGGNLAAAVTLLARADGGPRLAAQLLVYPNTDQRPGPAPAGEEDPLLFNRHSVAWYRGHYLADPGDAADPLASPLLAEDLSGLPPALVVTAEHDPLRDEGERYADRLRAAGVPTEVTRYPGMIHGFFAMPGVFDAGRRAQEQAAAFLRDRFGPQLPTAPAGVTGRADD comes from the coding sequence ATGGCCCTCGACCCCCAGGTGGTCGCGTACCGGGCCGCGCGCGCGGCCGCCGGCACCGTACCGCTCTACCGGCAGACCCTGGCGCAGGCCCGCGCCGCGGACCTGGCCGCGATCCGCGCCGGCGGCGGCGATCCCGAGCCGGTCCATGAGGTACGCGACGCGCACGTCCCCGGCCCGGGCGGGCCGCTGCCGGTGCGGATCCACCGGCCGGCCGGCGACGGACCGCTGCCCACCCTGCTGTACTTCTTCGGCGGTGGCTGGACGCTCGGCAGCGTGGAGACGGCCGACGGGATCTGCCGCCGGCTGGCCAACGCCACGCCCTGCCAGGTGGTGACCGTGGGTTACCGGCTGGCCCCGGAGCACCGGTTCCCGGCCGCCGTGCAGGACTGCCACGCGGCCCTGCGGTGGATCGCCACGCACGCCGACGAGTTCGGCGCGGACCCGGACCGGCTGGCGGTGGGCGGTGACAGCGCGGGCGGCAACCTGGCCGCGGCGGTCACCCTGCTGGCCCGCGCCGACGGCGGCCCCCGGCTCGCCGCGCAGCTGCTGGTCTATCCGAACACCGACCAGCGGCCCGGTCCCGCACCGGCCGGCGAGGAGGACCCGCTGCTGTTCAACCGGCACTCGGTCGCCTGGTATCGGGGGCACTACCTGGCCGACCCGGGGGACGCGGCCGATCCGTTGGCCTCGCCGCTGCTGGCCGAGGACCTGTCCGGGCTGCCGCCCGCCCTGGTGGTGACCGCCGAGCACGACCCGCTGCGCGACGAGGGCGAGCGGTACGCCGACCGGCTGCGCGCGGCCGGCGTACCCACCGAGGTCACCCGGTATCCCGGCATGATCCACGGCTTCTTCGCCATGCCGGGGGTCTTCGACGCCGGTCGGCGCGCCCAGGAGCAGGCGGCGGCGTTCCTGCGCGACCGGTTCGGGCCGCAGCTGCCGACCGCTCCGGCCGGCGTGACGGGGCGCGCCGATGACTGA
- a CDS encoding AMP-binding protein, whose translation MTEESTRPTSYVHDALDLFAGFGAREALVGESRRLTYTDVAAEVRALAAALTRHGVRPGAAVLVMLGNTVEGPLLQLAAHLLGCRTMWIAPVTSRREIDEFVALARPDAFVHDPRAADGLGAQLAAGLPGVPVLCLGPGGAGPDLTAPADGAPVLPAEVPAPESFLQTSGTTGTPKLVHHRESFYRQVLALAADFRGAGLPLLRHLSHSPMWLASGQITTLFNLFTGGVLFLRDRWDPAAFIATVDAERLTSTFVTPPMLSEVLDHPDLPGADFSAMFMFNVGAGPAAPVRLRQAIARFGPVLRIVYGLSEAVVICALPGLTDDPAHPERLRSCGRPYGDVAVQIRDAEQRVLPPGVDGEVWVRTRLSFAGYHGRPELTAETLVDGWVRTRDIGHLDADGYLYLVDRLQDRILTRQKSWPIYSRPIEDALAIHPEVRAAAVIGVPDPVAGELPHAYVVRAPGGTVTGDELIALVTRELSDTWAPGAVEFVDALPLNRSAKVDKRALRARYAADHPQDADAVPTASGGRA comes from the coding sequence ATGACCGAGGAGTCCACCCGACCGACGTCCTACGTGCACGACGCGCTGGACCTGTTCGCCGGCTTCGGCGCGCGGGAGGCGCTGGTCGGCGAGAGCCGGCGGTTGACCTACACCGACGTCGCCGCCGAGGTGCGCGCGCTGGCCGCCGCCCTCACCCGGCACGGTGTCCGCCCCGGCGCCGCCGTGCTGGTGATGCTCGGCAACACCGTCGAGGGGCCGCTGCTGCAACTCGCGGCGCACCTGCTCGGCTGCCGGACGATGTGGATCGCGCCGGTCACCTCCCGCCGTGAGATCGACGAGTTCGTCGCGCTGGCCCGCCCCGACGCCTTCGTGCACGACCCCCGGGCCGCCGACGGTCTCGGCGCGCAGCTCGCCGCCGGGCTCCCCGGCGTACCGGTGCTCTGCCTCGGCCCGGGCGGTGCCGGCCCGGACCTGACCGCACCGGCCGACGGGGCGCCCGTGCTCCCGGCCGAGGTGCCCGCACCCGAGTCGTTCCTGCAGACCAGCGGCACCACCGGCACACCGAAGCTGGTGCACCACCGGGAGAGCTTCTATCGCCAGGTGCTGGCCCTGGCGGCCGACTTCCGCGGCGCCGGCCTGCCGCTGCTGCGGCACCTGTCGCACTCACCGATGTGGCTGGCCAGCGGGCAGATCACCACCCTGTTCAACCTCTTCACCGGCGGGGTGCTCTTCCTGCGCGACCGGTGGGACCCGGCGGCGTTCATCGCTACCGTCGACGCCGAGCGGCTCACCTCCACCTTCGTCACCCCACCGATGCTCTCCGAGGTCCTCGACCATCCGGACCTGCCCGGCGCGGACTTCTCCGCGATGTTCATGTTCAACGTGGGCGCCGGGCCCGCCGCGCCCGTCCGGCTGCGCCAGGCGATCGCGCGCTTCGGCCCGGTCCTGCGCATCGTGTACGGCCTCAGCGAGGCGGTGGTGATCTGTGCCCTGCCGGGGCTCACCGACGACCCGGCGCACCCGGAGCGGCTGCGCTCCTGCGGCCGGCCGTACGGGGACGTGGCGGTGCAGATCCGCGACGCCGAGCAGCGGGTGCTGCCACCCGGCGTGGACGGCGAGGTCTGGGTCCGCACGAGGCTGAGCTTCGCCGGCTACCACGGCCGGCCCGAGCTGACCGCCGAGACGCTGGTCGACGGCTGGGTCCGCACCCGCGACATCGGCCACCTCGACGCCGACGGCTACCTCTACCTGGTCGACCGCCTGCAGGACCGGATCCTGACCCGGCAGAAGAGCTGGCCGATCTATTCGCGCCCGATCGAGGACGCGCTCGCCATCCACCCGGAGGTCCGGGCGGCGGCGGTGATCGGCGTACCGGACCCGGTCGCCGGGGAGCTGCCGCACGCGTACGTGGTGCGGGCGCCGGGGGGCACGGTGACCGGTGACGAGCTGATCGCCCTGGTGACCCGGGAACTGAGCGACACCTGGGCACCCGGCGCGGTGGAGTTCGTCGACGCGCTGCCGCTGAACCGGTCGGCCAAGGTCGACAAGCGTGCCCTGCGCGCCCGGTACGCGGCCGACCATCCGCAGGACGCCGACGCGGTGCCGACGGCCAGCGGCGGCCGGGCGTGA
- a CDS encoding hemerythrin domain-containing protein encodes MSTDAIVLLKEDHKEMRRLFREFEKASDGPAERRQELVTQILEALTVHTYLENEVMYPEIRKLLPDLEDDILESYEEHHVADLLCAELAAMDASDARFVAKTTVLIENVEHHVEEEEQEWFPKVREALGRNQLQEIGQRMLDRRPDAPRTPDDPKARKSQLDAATA; translated from the coding sequence GTGTCCACCGACGCGATCGTCCTGCTCAAAGAGGACCACAAGGAGATGCGCCGCCTGTTCCGGGAGTTCGAGAAGGCCTCCGACGGGCCGGCCGAACGGCGGCAGGAGCTGGTGACGCAGATCCTCGAGGCCCTCACGGTGCACACCTACCTGGAGAACGAGGTGATGTACCCGGAGATCCGCAAGCTCCTGCCCGACCTGGAGGACGACATCCTCGAGTCGTACGAGGAGCACCACGTGGCCGACCTGCTCTGCGCCGAGCTGGCCGCCATGGACGCCTCCGACGCGCGCTTCGTCGCCAAGACCACGGTGCTGATCGAGAACGTCGAGCACCACGTCGAGGAGGAGGAGCAGGAGTGGTTCCCCAAGGTGCGGGAGGCGCTCGGCCGCAACCAACTCCAGGAGATCGGCCAGCGGATGCTCGACCGGCGCCCCGACGCGCCGCGCACCCCGGACGACCCGAAGGCCCGCAAGAGCCAGCTCGACGCCGCCACCGCCTGA
- a CDS encoding PLP-dependent aminotransferase family protein produces the protein MRRPGRRPRAAHPDRRAHVTAVDLEVAALHPAVDDPALNSMNFLNEVAQQYPDAVSFAAGRPYEEYFSVDALHRHLETFRRHLADDLGQGPEQIRRTLLQYGRTKGIVHHLIARHLAVDERITVDPESIVVTVGCQEAMFLVLRALRADPRDVLLAVAPTYVGLTGAARLVDLPVRPVTGGPAGIDLADLRAQLHRARAEGLRPRACYLMPDFANPSGVSMDLDRRRRLLDLAAEEELLLIEDNPYGLFPAGDADRLPTLKALDTRRRVVHLGSFAKTVLPGARVGYVVADQRVSGSDGAVGPLADQLAKIKSMVTVNTSPIAQAVIGGALLAYDCSLVAANVRERAAYARNLRHLLDGLARRFPAGGPVRWNAPAGGFFVVLTVPFGVDDALLHRSAREYGVLWTPMAHFYADGAPVEALRLSVSAVTPAQIEVGLDRLAALVTDELAARAGSG, from the coding sequence CTGCGCCGACCCGGCCGCCGCCCGCGGGCTGCGCACCCGGATCGGCGGGCCCACGTGACGGCGGTGGACCTGGAGGTGGCGGCGCTGCACCCGGCCGTCGACGATCCGGCGTTGAACTCGATGAACTTCCTCAACGAGGTGGCGCAGCAGTATCCGGACGCGGTGTCGTTCGCCGCCGGCCGGCCGTACGAGGAGTACTTCTCCGTCGACGCGCTGCACCGGCACCTGGAGACGTTCCGCCGGCACCTCGCCGACGACCTCGGGCAGGGCCCGGAGCAGATCCGGCGGACCCTGCTCCAGTACGGCCGCACCAAGGGCATCGTGCACCACCTGATCGCCCGCCACCTCGCCGTCGACGAGCGGATCACCGTCGACCCGGAGAGCATCGTGGTCACCGTCGGCTGCCAGGAGGCGATGTTCCTGGTGCTGCGGGCGCTGCGGGCCGACCCCCGGGACGTGCTGCTCGCGGTCGCCCCCACGTACGTCGGGCTCACCGGCGCGGCCCGCCTGGTCGACCTGCCGGTACGCCCGGTGACCGGCGGACCGGCCGGGATCGACCTGGCCGACCTGCGCGCCCAGCTGCACCGGGCCCGGGCCGAAGGGCTGCGCCCACGCGCCTGCTACCTGATGCCCGACTTCGCCAACCCGTCCGGCGTCAGCATGGACCTGGACCGGCGTCGCCGGCTGCTCGACCTCGCCGCCGAGGAGGAGTTGCTGCTGATCGAGGACAACCCGTACGGGCTCTTCCCGGCCGGGGACGCCGACCGGCTGCCCACCCTCAAGGCGCTGGACACCCGGCGGCGGGTGGTCCACCTCGGGTCGTTCGCCAAGACCGTGCTGCCCGGGGCCCGGGTCGGCTACGTGGTCGCCGACCAGCGGGTGTCCGGCTCCGACGGGGCCGTCGGCCCGCTCGCCGACCAGCTCGCCAAGATCAAGAGCATGGTCACCGTGAACACCTCGCCGATCGCCCAGGCGGTGATCGGCGGCGCGCTGCTGGCGTACGACTGCTCCCTGGTCGCGGCGAACGTGCGGGAACGCGCCGCGTACGCGCGCAACCTGCGGCACCTGCTCGACGGGTTGGCCCGGCGCTTCCCGGCCGGCGGCCCGGTGCGCTGGAACGCGCCCGCCGGCGGGTTCTTCGTGGTGCTCACCGTGCCGTTCGGCGTCGACGACGCGCTGCTGCACCGCTCGGCCCGCGAGTACGGCGTGCTCTGGACCCCGATGGCGCACTTCTATGCCGACGGGGCCCCGGTCGAGGCGCTGCGGCTCTCGGTCAGCGCGGTCACCCCGGCCCAGATCGAGGTCGGACTGGACCGGCTCGCCGCCCTGGTCACCGACGAGCTCGCCGCCCGGGCCGGGTCGGGCTGA
- a CDS encoding SGNH/GDSL hydrolase family protein — protein sequence MASAATLLIVGTPAVVASAGPTDTDRARPGRTEWAGSWAAAVTRGNTVGLTNTGLNDQSIRMTVHTSVGGDRLRVRLTNLYGEQAVKVGHATIARPNTATGDDRSDIDPATLRELTFGGATSATINRGAELLSDPLDLPVDEQEDLLVTLHFPVLTGPVTFHGQSRATTFIGATDLTTAAGGAGFTIKPNCCWMFLSGIDVERRLSPGAVVVYGDSIADGNGSTVNANKRWPDLLAARLADARPEVRTPGVLNMSLAGNRLNHEGPEPGAGGFPGYNELGPNALARLNEDVFAQTGARTLITHLGINDIWMNGDSAESIIASLRQLNQQAKERGLTSLVGTITPYEGNGGPGVWTPEKDATRQAVNTWLRGPGGQEFDGVLDFDAVLRDPAQPSRLLPAYDSGDHIHPNDTGNQAMADAVPLRLLGL from the coding sequence ATTGCTTCCGCCGCCACCCTGCTGATCGTCGGTACCCCGGCGGTCGTGGCGAGCGCCGGCCCCACCGACACCGACCGCGCCCGGCCCGGGCGGACGGAGTGGGCCGGCAGCTGGGCGGCGGCGGTGACCCGCGGCAACACCGTCGGCCTCACCAACACCGGCCTCAACGACCAGAGCATCCGGATGACCGTGCACACCTCCGTCGGCGGTGACCGGCTGCGGGTCCGGCTGACCAACCTCTACGGCGAGCAGGCCGTCAAGGTCGGGCACGCCACCATCGCCCGACCGAACACCGCCACCGGAGACGACCGCTCGGACATCGACCCGGCCACCCTGCGCGAGCTGACCTTCGGCGGCGCCACCTCGGCCACCATCAACCGGGGCGCCGAGCTGCTGAGCGACCCGCTGGACCTGCCCGTCGACGAGCAGGAGGATCTGCTGGTCACCCTGCACTTCCCGGTGCTGACCGGCCCGGTCACCTTCCACGGCCAGTCCCGGGCGACCACCTTCATCGGCGCCACCGACCTGACCACCGCGGCCGGTGGGGCCGGTTTCACCATCAAACCGAACTGCTGCTGGATGTTCCTCTCCGGGATCGACGTGGAACGCCGGCTCAGCCCCGGCGCGGTCGTCGTCTACGGTGACTCCATCGCCGACGGCAACGGCAGCACGGTCAACGCCAACAAGCGCTGGCCGGACCTGCTCGCCGCCCGGCTCGCCGACGCCCGCCCCGAGGTCCGCACGCCGGGCGTGCTGAACATGAGCCTCGCCGGCAACCGGCTCAACCACGAGGGCCCGGAGCCCGGCGCGGGTGGCTTCCCCGGCTACAACGAGCTGGGCCCGAACGCGCTGGCCCGGCTCAACGAGGACGTCTTCGCCCAGACCGGCGCGCGGACCCTCATCACCCACCTCGGCATCAACGACATCTGGATGAACGGTGACTCCGCGGAGAGCATCATCGCCTCCCTGCGGCAGCTCAACCAGCAGGCGAAGGAGCGCGGCCTGACCAGCCTGGTCGGCACGATCACCCCGTACGAGGGCAACGGCGGCCCCGGGGTGTGGACACCGGAGAAGGACGCCACCCGGCAGGCGGTCAACACCTGGCTGCGCGGCCCCGGCGGGCAGGAGTTCGACGGTGTGCTCGACTTCGACGCGGTGCTGCGCGACCCGGCGCAGCCGAGCCGGCTGCTCCCGGCGTACGACTCCGGCGACCACATCCACCCGAACGACACCGGCAACCAGGCGATGGCCGACGCCGTACCCCTGCGCCTGCTCGGTCTGTGA
- a CDS encoding SDR family NAD(P)-dependent oxidoreductase, giving the protein MSTASTGRPLAVVTGASSGIGHELAGQFAEHGYDLVVAAEDEGITAAAGNLRRDNGPEVRPARVDLATYDGVKELVAAVLATGRPVDALALNAPRRRTTRVRSPSRASRR; this is encoded by the coding sequence ATGAGTACGGCTTCCACCGGACGGCCGCTCGCCGTCGTGACCGGCGCGTCCAGCGGCATCGGCCACGAGCTGGCCGGCCAGTTCGCCGAGCACGGGTACGACCTGGTCGTCGCCGCCGAGGACGAGGGCATCACCGCGGCGGCCGGGAACCTGCGCCGGGACAACGGCCCCGAGGTGCGTCCGGCCCGCGTCGACCTGGCCACGTACGACGGCGTAAAGGAGCTCGTGGCGGCGGTGCTGGCGACCGGCCGCCCGGTCGACGCGCTGGCGCTCAACGCGCCGAGAAGAAGGACGACCCGCGTACGGTCGCCGAGCAGGGCTTCGCGGCGCTGA